The Coffea eugenioides isolate CCC68of chromosome 8, Ceug_1.0, whole genome shotgun sequence genome has a segment encoding these proteins:
- the LOC113780754 gene encoding uncharacterized protein LOC113780754, whose protein sequence is MAEGAPVAPHVLKIIGLIEKLAELGFKMDQELNVDLVLQFLPDSFSQFVMNYQMNNLQHTLSQLLNVLKTAKKEIKKGKGPTNVLVIFTSKKRKKQGKGFKKSTNKPVKKAKADQPKATCFHCG, encoded by the coding sequence ATGGCAGAGGGAGCACCTGTTGCTCCACACGTCTTAAAAATAATTGGGCTAATTGAAAAACTGGCCGAATTAGGCTTTAAGATGGACCAGGAGCTGAATGTTGATTTAGTGCTCCAATTTCTGCCAGATTCTTTCTCACAGTTTGTTATGAACTATCAGATGAATAATCTGCAGCACACTTTGTCTCAGTTGTTGAATGTGCTAAAAACTGCtaagaaagaaataaagaaagggAAGGGTCCCACTAATGTGCTTGTTATTTTCACctctaagaagaggaagaagcaAGGAAAAGGGTTTAAGAAGTCCACAAACAAACCTGTCAAGAAGGCCAAAGCAGACCAGCCTAAAGCAACCTGCTTTCATTGTGGATAA
- the LOC113780756 gene encoding putative UPF0481 protein At3g02645 — translation MLFQLCEAQSPVKFSIDKTNKCRYRRPLHLLDMMYHMIVNVPGPAVSGCLVNGPIQLVPTYTEFRNSSTSSSSSFSTDNEDPEVAHNNLETLLDLVETIGPKHTQRFLSPVKFVSSIPWSIDRKGNLGTGEQNSEHDEIEIPSVSHLWRYAKVQCKPFIGSIQEIKFVEEEAALYLPVMNLNASSEVIMRNLVAYEAAMCKSTLKFARYVNLMNGIIDTAEDVKLLKQNGVIKGVLTDGEIADQFNGMQRCYAGSDHKSNIEVAVEKVNKFYGKKLLIRTVRGLKKNLYASWKCLALVSTVVLLVVLSLQTFCEFYQCSKIWNFHQEPS, via the exons ATGTTATTTCAATTGTGTGAAGCACAATCTCCTGTTAAGTTCTCTATTGATAAGACCAACAAATGCCGTTACCGTAGACCTCTGCATTTGTTAGATATGATGTATCATATGATTGTTAATGTCCCAGGTCCTGCCGTGTCCGGATGCTTAGTAAATGGTCCCATTCAACTCGTGCCAACTTATACAGAATTCAGGAACTCATCGACCTCTTCATCCTCGTCCTTCTCGACTGATAATGAAGATCCAGAAGTGGCTCACAATAATTTGGAAACACTCTTGGACTTGGTGGAGACCATTGGTCCTAAGCATACCCAGCGATTTCTTAGCCCTGTTAAGTTTGTATCGAGTATTCCATGGtcaattgacag AAAAGGCAACCTGGGTACTGGAGAGCAAAATTCAgaacatgatgaaatagaaaTTCCGTCGGTATCTCATCTCTGGCGCTATGCTAAAGTGCAATGCAAACCCTTCATTGGGAGCATTCAAGAGATCAAGTTCGTGGAAGAGGAAGCCGCTTTGTACCTTCCTGTAATGAATTTGAACGCGAGCTCAGAAGTGATAATGAGGAATCTGGTGGCCTACGAGGCTGCTATGTGTAAGTCAACCCTTAAATTTGCTCGATACGTCAACCTCATGAATGGGATTATAGACACCGCAGAAGACGTGAAGCTGCTGAAGCAAAATGGGGTGATCAAGGGGGTTCTCACGGATGGGGAAATTGCTGATCAATTCAACGGTATGCAGAGATGTTATGCCGGCTCAGATCACAAGTCTAACATCGAGGTTGCCGTTGAGAAAGTTAACAAATTCTACGGCAAGAAGCTTTTGATCAGGACGGTTAGAGGGTTGAAGAAGAATTTGTATGCTTCATGGAAATGTCTGGCCCTGGTTTCCACTGTGGTGCTGCTTGTCGTGCTTAGCTTGCAGACCTTTTGCGAATTCTATCAGTGCAGCAAAATCTGGAACTTCCACCAGGAACCATCATGA
- the LOC113780757 gene encoding putative UPF0481 protein At3g02645 has protein sequence MEHSYSYSSATVPLSSCARGWVDQISNIFRKEIAVDIDHLPPVSVFEVPKTLSLKKPEAYTPQLIAMGPYHHLRPELYQMERYKLAAIKEISAPEQISNFQHIVINRLKEIDPSIRACYNKFMDYDQDTLAWIIAIDGCFFLHILHSYLVQDETTDRRLLDNTIVTRDIMMLENQLPFVLLKEIRKCLQVSPNSNDQGEEDDIDLISMLFQLCEAQSPVKFSIDKTNKCRYRRPLHLLDMMYHMIVNVPGPAVSGCLENGPIQVVPTYTEFRNSSTSSSSSLPTDNEDPDVAHNNMETLLDLVETIGPMDTQRFLSPVKFVSSIPWSTISGLYRKGNLGTGEQNSEHDEIEIPSVSHLWRYAKVQCKPFIGSIQEIKFVEEEAALYLPVMNLNASSEVIMRNLVAYEAAMCKSTLKFARYVNLMNGIIDTAEDVKLLKQNGVIKGALTDGEIADQFNGMQRCYACSDHKSNIEVAVEKVNKFYGKKLLVRTVRGLKKNLYASWKCLALVSTGALLVVLGLQTFCDFYQCGKLWNFHQESFLISALPKVILRHAYREANQCADRLAKLGAQQDVNFVCYESIPYALRSLVDADLKGICFPRFQYLKELPQIPGLMDVPSSNLDNSNTTHAF, from the exons ATGGAACATTCATATTCATATTCATCAGCCACAGTTCCCTTAAGCTCTTGCGCCAGGGGCTGGGTTGATCAAATCAGCAACATCTTCCGGAAAGAAATTGCCGTTGACATCGATCATCTCCCTCCCGTTTCTGTTTTTGAAGTCCCCAAAACGCTCAGCCTTAAAAAACCCGAAGCTTATACTCCTCAGCTAATAGCCATGGGGCCGTACCATCATTTACGCCCCGAGCTCTATCAGATGGAGAGGTACAAGCTCGCTGCCATCAAAGAGATCTCAGCCCCGGAGCAGATTTCCAATTTCCAACACATCGTGATCAACAGGTTGAAGGAGATAGATCCCTCTATCCGGGCTTGTTACAATAAGTTCATGGACTATGATCAAGATACGTTGGCGTGGATCATAGCAATAGACGGTTGTTTCTTTCTCCACATCTTGCATTCTTATCTTGTGCAAGATGAGACCACGGACAGGAGACTGTTGGACAACACTATTGTCACGAGAGATATCATGATGCTTGAGAATCAACTCCCATTTGTTCTGTTGAAAGAGATTCGCAAGTGTCTTCAAGTCTCTCCTAATTCCAATGATCAGGGGGAAGAAGATGATATTGATTTGATCTCAATGTTATTTCAATTGTGTGAAGCACAATCTCCTGTTAAGTTCTCTATTGATAAGACCAACAAATGCCGTTACCGTAGACCTCTGCATTTGTTAGATATGATGTATCATATGATTGTTAATGTCCCAGGTCCTGCCGTGTCCGGATGCTTAGAAAATGGTCCCATTCAAGTCGTGCCAACTTATACAGAATTCAGGAACTCATCGACCTCTTCATCCTCGTCCTTGCCGACTGATAATGAAGATCCAGACGTGGCTCACAATAATATGGAAACACTCTTGGACTTGGTGGAGACCATTGGTCCTATGGATACCCAGCGATTTCTTAGCCCTGTTAAGTTTGTCTCGAGTATTCCATGGTCAACTATTTCTGGGCTGTACAGAAAAGGCAACCTGGGTACTGGAGAGCAAAATTCAGAACATGATGAAATCGAAATTCCGTCGGTATCTCATCTCTGGCGCTATGCTAAAGTGCAATGCAAACCCTTCATTGGGAGCATTCAAGAGATCAAGTTCGTGGAAGAGGAAGCCGCTTTGTACCTTCCTGTAATGAATTTGAACGCGAGCTCAGAAGTGATAATGAGGAATCTGGTGGCTTACGAGGCTGCTATGTGTAAGTCAACCCTTAAATTTGCTCGATACGTCAACCTGATGAATGGGATTATAGACACCGCAGAAGACGTGAAGCTGCTGAAGCAAAATGGGGTGATCAAGGGGGCTCTCACGGATGGGGAAATTGCTGATCAATTCAACGGTATGCAGAGATGTTATGCCTGCTCAGATCACAAGTCTAACATCGAGGTTGCCGTTGAGAAAGTTAACAAATTCTACGGCAAGAAGCTTTTAGTCAGGACGGTTAGAGGGTTGAAGAAGAATTTGTATGCTTCATGGAAATGTCTGGCCCTGGTTTCCACTGGCGCGCTGCTGGTCGTGCTTGGCCTGCAGACCTTTTGCGATTTCTATCAATGCGGCAAACTCTGGAACTTCCACCAGGAATC GTTCCTGATATCTGCCCTGCCGAAAGTCATACTTAGACATGCTTATCGAGAAGCAAACCAGTGTGCTGACAGATTGGCAAAACTGGGTGCTCAAcaagacgtgaattttgtatgcTATGAAAGTATTCCTTATGCTTTGAGAAGTCTAGTAGATGCAGATCTTAAGGGAATTTGTTTCCCTCGTTTT CAGTACTTGAAGGAGTTGCCGCAGATTCCCGGTTTAATGGATGTTCCAAGTTCCAACCTGGACAACAGCAATACTACCCACGCCTTCTGA